Proteins encoded together in one Megalops cyprinoides isolate fMegCyp1 chromosome 20, fMegCyp1.pri, whole genome shotgun sequence window:
- the LOC118796001 gene encoding uncharacterized protein LOC118796001 isoform X3, producing the protein MQQAPEALEDPVNDSGCSEVGDPGPEEYPEAQEWSDLAQEQAQDTTEEYFDTHSWHSDTLSDLSPDGEDCPAVPPGVGGPCVGWQPEPDLCLVGCGLYPRDGSHTDRQGPAPVETYPNFLDLPHETLLDGTCLEHLPHTVLQGRGRTIPECTEPAESDEALNGASVSLLPKEAGLPLSSGHGSMETAYQSPEEKELNGAELHFKPTHTYGTDSQFETEETCIAHTRFKPTDTCVMDSQFKPTHTSVTDTQFEPTDASVTDPQYKLTDICETDSQVKEVEITVIDSQWESSEINESSSTLKSIETSITEPQFNPTVISEPEPEVKSIDISEMEEQYKPAEMSLAEPQLETSKISITGLQATSEGLASSEELRDIEAAYPTPHPGTDDIKLIERAGQQQPCSQPWGDCESEKVTDCCDTNSEHGGLQSEGGEDSCQEERETTSDDSQGDQNEGISETHQVTRSFMQFGIEDSVLDTELNSNICVRSEVEDSALASLSHSDVHLQSDNEGNVLEAQLVTNICVHCDVEENVLEAKLDTNVCVQSDVEENIFEKQSCTNVCVCNSNEDNISKTQPHINTCVNSNSEEVVLETHIDTCVQSDTEDSVLETQPNTKACVQPFSDNVLEAQPNTEVCVQFVTEEQVKECHLLPQKHCEVICSDELGLASSSELQSEALSEEGGLSVQSSSEEKVDSSRVPQKQEVGHLLNPPESPAESFEVSKEVGLQNLTSTEESIPCLVSSAGMPFETTTDLDLNCKQFALGGSDITSGASEASAETPASSKHLNDSQNIVANVHPFQGDIVVTCASNPDSSPVRTVQITLDIPQEKFHFDHPWQIGMSGSPYFQKFRTPPEWHFDTNNNSTTGLESCSVDPHNAVLEARAVTSEPLDSLSGEITYNSEDNYEEDSSSLLQANINDDGTSCSGSDLENSAWDAEDIPNTLDHEACWTNQDSVSAEGVHSELDLPEGGEIMGEMQGGPQCTDRVSQDAPTNSPHLPPHTDVSCGESITWMSNAETNRQNSEKSEEYLQETLDTESSVDTALEDLVFCIETKNEDQSLSHTVEKEEYECTVDYTAGSSIPSMIEEYTASFQPCLESLQPEFETVRYPYSDSSLNLLSVNNLEPILEADRSQENSFIMEEDRNAEEEDEGVHGSTVTPVQEGESGGTSCVQFTRQNDTLQLSPPRHLATEDSVRDDLPSTETEVQPRHSTPEPDDNKATTALPNGDVVHEVRRTPTPVSQDLDTTSTNSEETDDSLYSLLGSNPSLNKAAKNKATKAGSTGKSSKFSVFSRIPSFRRSKNMVRESNSCKAEPQEGADRGEESREGSPENKPHPTLVRAHLSLSSDHLREATRRGENLDDDVFEKGDLPDQTVGDRPNADEHGFCQSTLHTRHVRQLYSQPTGDRDAASSQEALNCKSSPAVERLSHKRSKSSDSLNLRMRFALAHRSLSSLFESRSPEKETEEEFPKSEHEKRSTRPSWRMLKQTKEAETLKRALSVPDPGTGRSARQVHSDYALRSAQDRLQGSSAGRRGSRHSDPLSKKGAPRDQPEDSLDESKTEETRRGGPPNGLSMLCPDASQLSSDDTDFPLPGGCRPTSPLSPNTVAALAHQLAPSWARSLGSFESMEGPLRPQSPKPQSPRLGSHRRSFRYPSRATTVSLLSLGQGVSVEGLSDPPERPKTLKPRVSQLASVNSLNTEWQREDSGVDSQSQIALVTSMSINEFELMQDGGKPAAQSPEKRLPDLGCVLRVRSHGQRRRGPRPISDLGSWAIPLPGEGGAGLELGAGQGADRQRRCCSDDLWIEDEKSRERKMNATATTAGSLNRLTAQLSEEAGKARARLSLNSTETFPSMALKDQCFSQSTPIGLDCVGWPRRISYPGRPRMTEGMSLQGYSIAAKGPISRERGGGDS; encoded by the exons GCCCCAGAAGCTCTCGAGGACCCCGTCAATGACAGTGGCTGCTCAGAGGTGGGGGACCCCGGCCCGGAGGAGTACCCAGAGGCTCAGGAATGGAGCGACCTGGCCCAGGAGCAGGCCCAGGACACCACCGAGGAGTACTTCGACACCCACTCCTGGCACAGCGACACCCTCTCGGACCTCAGCCCCGACGGCGAGGACTGCCCCGCCGTGccgccgggggtgggggggccctGCGTGGGATGGCAGCCAGAGCCCGACCTCTGCCTGGTGGGGTGCGGGCTGTATCCTAGAGATGGGAGCCACACTGACAGGCAAGGACCGGCTCCAGTGGAGACATATCCAAACTTCCTGGATTTGCCCCATGAGACACTATTGGATGGCACCTGCCTGGAGCACCTGCCTCACACAGTGCTTCAAGGACGTGGCAGGACTATACCGGAGTGCACTGAACCTGCTGAGTCTGATGAGGCTCTGAATGGTGCCTCTGTCAGTTTGTTGCCTAAGGAAGCTGgacttcctctctcctcaggtcATGGTTCTATGGAGACAGCGTACCAGTCACCAGAGGAAAAAGAGCTGAATGGAGCAGAATTACACTTTAaacccacacatacatatggAACTGACTCACAGTTTGAAACTGAAGAGACATGCATAGCACACACAAGGTTTAAACCTACAGATACATGTGTAATGGACTCACAGTTTAAACCCACACATACGtctgtaacagacacacagtttgAACCCACAGATGCATCTGTAACAGACCCGCAGTATAAACTCACAGATATATGTGAAACAGACTCACAGGTTAAAGAAGTAGAGATCACTGTAATAGACTCGCAGTGGGAATCCTCTGAGATAAATGAATCATCTTCAACACTGAAATCCATTGAAACAAGCATAACGGAACCTCAGTTTAACCCCACTGTGATAAGTGAACCAGAACCAGAGGTGAAATCCATTGACATCAGTGAAATGGAGGAACAGTATAAACCTGCTGAGATGAGTCTAGCAGAACCACAGCTTGAAACATCCAAAATAAGCATAACAGGATTACAAGCTACATCTGAGGGGTTGGCCTCTTCTGAGGAACTGCGGGACATAGAGGCTGCCTATCCTACCCCACATCCTGGAACAGATGACATCAAGCTCATAGAGAGAGCGGGTCAACAGCAACCGTGCTCACAACCCTGGGGAGACTGTGAGTCTGAGAAAGTTACAGACTGCTGTGATACAAACTCTGAGCATGGGGGGTTGCAGAGCGAGGGTGGAGAGGACAGCTgtcaggaggagagagagactacGTCAGATGACAGCCAGGGTGATCAAAATGAGGGCATTTCTGAAACTCATCAAGTCACTCGCTCCTTTATGCAGTTTGGTATCGAAGACAGTGTTTTAGACACCGAGTTGAACTCTAACATCTGTGTACGGTCTGAAGTTGAGGATAGTGCTTTAGCAAGTCTTTCTCACAGTGACGTCCATCTACAGTCAGATAATGAGGGCAATGTTTTAGAAGCCCAGTTGGTCACTAACATCTGTGTACACTGTGATGTTGAGGAAAATGTTTTAGAAGCTAAATTAGACACTAATGTCTGTGTACAGTCTGATGttgaggaaaatatttttgaaaaacagtcctgtacaaatgtatgtgtatgcaatAGTAATGAGgataatatttcaaaaactCAGCCCCACATTAACACCTGTGTGAATTCTAATTCAGAAGAGGTTGTTTTAGAAACCCATATTGACACGTGTGTACAGTCTGATACTGAGGACAGTGTTTTGGAAACCCAGCCCAACACTAAGGCCTGTGTACAACCCTTTTCTGACAATGTTTTGGAGGCCCAGCCCAACACAGAGGTCTGTGTACAATTTGTTACCGAGGAACAGGTCAAAGAATGCCATCTCCTCCCACAAAAGCACTGTGAAGTCATCTGCTCAGATGAGCTGGGGCTTGCCAGTTCCTCTGAGCTGCAGTCAGAAGCTTTGTCTGAAGAGGGGGGACTATCAGTACAATCCTCATCAGAGGAAAAGGTTGACAGCTCCAGAGTTCCTCAAAAGCAGGAGGTAGGGCATCTTCTTAATCCCCCAGAGTCGCCTGCTGAGTCATTCGAGGTGTCGAAAGAAGTCGGACTGCAGAATCTCACAAGCACAGAGGAATCCATCCCGTGTCTTGTCAGCTCCGCTGGTATGCCCTTTGAAACCACCACAGACTTGGATTTGAACTGTAAACAGTTTGCACTGGGTGGCTCAGACATTACGTCTGGAGCAAGCGAGGCATCGGCAGAAACGCCAGCGAGCTCAAAACATCTGAATGACTCTCAAAACATTGTTGCAAATGTCCACCCTTTCCAGGGGGACATTGTTGTAACCTGTGCGTCAAATCCTGATTCAAGCCCAGTGAGGACGGTACAGATTACCTTAGATATCCCACAAGAGAAATTCCATTTTGATCATCCCTGGCAAATTGGGATGTCAGGGTCACCCTATTTCCAGAAGTTCCGTACCCCACCTGAATGGCATTTTGATACGAATAACAACAGTACGACAGGTTTGGAGTCATGCTCTGTTGATCCTCACAATGCTGTGTTAGAGGCTCGTGCTGTCACCAGTGAGCCATTGGACTCACTCTCAGGGGAAATCACTTATAATTCTGAAGACAATTATGAAGAGGACTCCTCCAGTCTCCTCCAGGCAAATATTAATGATGATGGAACTTCCTGCAGTGGATCGGATCTTGAAAATAGTGCCTGGGATGCAGAGGACATCCCCAACACCTTGGATCATGAAGCCTGCTGGACTAACCAGGACTCAGTCTCAGCTGAGGGGGTCCATTCTGAGCTGGACCTTCCAGAGGGGGGGGAAATAATGGGGGAAATGCAGGGTGGACCTCAGTGCACAGACAGAGTCAGTCAGGACGCCCCCACCAAcagcccccacctccctccacacacagatgTGAGCTGCGGGGAATCCATAACATGGATGAGTAATGCTGAGACGAACAGGCAGAACTCTGAAAAAAGTGAAGAATATCTGCAGGAGACACTGGATACAGAGAGCTCTGTAGACACAGCGCTTGAAGACTTAGTATTTTGCATAGAGACCAAGAATGAAGACCAAtcactttcacacactgtaGAAAAAGAGGAATATGAATGCACAGTAGATTATACAGCTGGTAGCTCTATCCCCTCCATGATAGAGGAGTACACTGCGTCTTTTCAGCCTTGTTTAGAGTCATTGCAGCCTGAATTTGAAACAGTCAGATACCCTTACTCAGACAGTAGTTTGAATTTGCTATCAGTTAATAATTTGGAACCTATTTTAGAGGCTGATCGCTCTCAGGAGAATTCCTTCATAATGGAGGAGGATAGAAatgcagaggaggaggatgagggggTTCATGGCAGTACAGTGACCCCTGTACAGGAGGGGGAAAGTGGTGGTACCTCCTGTGTCCAGTTCACACGCCAAAATGATACCCTTCAGCTCTCCCCTCCCCGTCACCTTGCCACTGAGGATAGCGTGAGGGATGACTTGCCTAGCACTGAAACAGAGGTACAGCCGAGGCATAGCACACCTGAACCAGATGACAACAAGGCCACAACCGCCCTGCCTAACGGGGATGTGGTCCATGAGGTTCGGCGCACCCCGACCCCGGTCTCCCAGGACCTGGATACCACCAGCACTAACAGCGAGGAGACTGATGACAGCCTCTACTCCCTCCTGGGGAGCAACCCCAGCCTCAACAAGGCCGCCAAGAACAAGGCGACCAAGGCCGGCTCCACTGGCAAGAGCTCCAAGTTCTCTGTCTTCTCTAGAATACCCTCATTCAGGAGGAGTAAGAACATGGTCCGAGAGAGCAATAGCTGCAAGGCAGAGCCTCAGGAAGGTGCGGACAGGGGTGAAGAGAGCCGCGAAGGCTCGCCTGAGAACAAACCCCACCCCACACTCGTCAGGGCGCACCTGTCCCTCAGCTCGGACCACCTGAGAGAGGCCACACGGAGGGGTGAGAACTTGGATGATGATGTCTTCGAGAAGGGAGATCTCCCCGACCAGACCGTTGGCGATCGGCCCAATGCAGATGAGCATGGATTCTGCCAATCCACACTGCATACCAGGCACGTCCGGCAACTTTACTCTCAGCCCACAGGTGACAGAGATGCTGCCAGTAGCCAGGAGGCACTGAACTGCAAGAGCTCTCCAGCCGTGGAGAGGCTGAGTCATAAAAGGAGCAAGAGCTCAGACAGCCTCAATCTGCGGATGAGGTTCGCCCTGGCACACAGGTCCCTCTCCAGCCTGTTCGAGTCTAGATCCccagagaaggagacagaggaggagttCCCAAAATCCGAGCATGAGAAGCGTAGCACCAGGCCATCCTGGAGGATGCTGAAACAGACTAAGGAGGCAGAGACATTGAAGAGGGCCCTGTCGGTTCCAGATCCTGGCACCGGCAGGTCAGCCCGCCAGGTCCACAGTGACTACGCCCTGCGCTCTGCTCAAGACCGGCTCCAGGGCTCCTCGGCTGGCCGCAGGGGCTCTCGACATTCAGACCCCCTGAGTAAGAAGGGTGCGCCACGTGACCAACCAGAGGACTCCCTGGATGAGAGCAAGACAGAAGAGACACGGAGGGGAGGACCCCCAAATGGCCTTTCTATGCTCTGCCCAGATGCCAGCCAGCTCTCTTCCGATGACACAGACTTTCCACTCCCAGGGGGCTGCAGGCCCACCTCTCCCCTGAGCCCCAACACCGTGGCTGCTCTGGCTCATCAGCTGGCTCCCTCCTGGGCCAGGTCCCTGGGCTCCTTTGAGAGCATGGAGGGTCCTCTCCGCCCTCAGAGCCCCAAGCCCCAGAGCCCCCGTCTGGGGAGCCATCGCAGGAGCTTCCGCTACCCATCGCGGGCCACCACTGTGTCCCTCCTGTCGCTGGGACAGGGTGTCAGTGTGGAGGGGCTCTCGGACCCCCCAGAGAGGCCCAAGACCCTGAAGCCCAGAGTGTCCCAACTGGCCTCAGTGAATTCCCTGAACACAGAATGGCAACGGGAAGACAGCGGAGTGGACAGTCAGTCCCAGATCGCCCTTGTCACCTCCATGTCCATCAACGAGTTTGAG CTCATGCAGGATGGAGGTAAACCCGCAGCCCAGTCGCCGGAGAAGCGGCTCCCGGACCTGGGGTGCGTGCTGCGGGTCAGGAGCCACGGCCAGCGACGGCGAGGGCCACGTCCCATCTCCGACCTGGGCAGCTGGGCCATCCCTCTTCCAGGGGAaggtggggcggggctggagctgggggcagggcagggggcggACAGGCAAAGGCGCTGCTGCTCTGACGACCTCTGGATTGAAGATGAGAAGAGCCGGGAGAGGAAGATGAACGCCACTGCGACCACGGCGGGCAGCTTGAATCGGCTGACCGCGCAGCTGTCGGAGGAGGCGGGGAAA GCCCGGGCCCGGCTGTCCCTCAACTCTAcagagaccttcccctcaaTGGCCCTCAAGGACCAGTGTTTCTCCCAGAGCACGCCTATTGGCCTGGATTGTGTCGGCTGGCCACGACGCATCTCCTATCCGG
- the LOC118796001 gene encoding uncharacterized protein LOC118796001 isoform X2, producing the protein MPGSGWGETAMSQAPEALEDPVNDSGCSEVGDPGPEEYPEAQEWSDLAQEQAQDTTEEYFDTHSWHSDTLSDLSPDGEDCPAVPPGVGGPCVGWQPEPDLCLVGCGLYPRDGSHTDRQGPAPVETYPNFLDLPHETLLDGTCLEHLPHTVLQGRGRTIPECTEPAESDEALNGASVSLLPKEAGLPLSSGHGSMETAYQSPEEKELNGAELHFKPTHTYGTDSQFETEETCIAHTRFKPTDTCVMDSQFKPTHTSVTDTQFEPTDASVTDPQYKLTDICETDSQVKEVEITVIDSQWESSEINESSSTLKSIETSITEPQFNPTVISEPEPEVKSIDISEMEEQYKPAEMSLAEPQLETSKISITGLQATSEGLASSEELRDIEAAYPTPHPGTDDIKLIERAGQQQPCSQPWGDCESEKVTDCCDTNSEHGGLQSEGGEDSCQEERETTSDDSQGDQNEGISETHQVTRSFMQFGIEDSVLDTELNSNICVRSEVEDSALASLSHSDVHLQSDNEGNVLEAQLVTNICVHCDVEENVLEAKLDTNVCVQSDVEENIFEKQSCTNVCVCNSNEDNISKTQPHINTCVNSNSEEVVLETHIDTCVQSDTEDSVLETQPNTKACVQPFSDNVLEAQPNTEVCVQFVTEEQVKECHLLPQKHCEVICSDELGLASSSELQSEALSEEGGLSVQSSSEEKVDSSRVPQKQEVGHLLNPPESPAESFEVSKEVGLQNLTSTEESIPCLVSSAGMPFETTTDLDLNCKQFALGGSDITSGASEASAETPASSKHLNDSQNIVANVHPFQGDIVVTCASNPDSSPVRTVQITLDIPQEKFHFDHPWQIGMSGSPYFQKFRTPPEWHFDTNNNSTTGLESCSVDPHNAVLEARAVTSEPLDSLSGEITYNSEDNYEEDSSSLLQANINDDGTSCSGSDLENSAWDAEDIPNTLDHEACWTNQDSVSAEGVHSELDLPEGGEIMGEMQGGPQCTDRVSQDAPTNSPHLPPHTDVSCGESITWMSNAETNRQNSEKSEEYLQETLDTESSVDTALEDLVFCIETKNEDQSLSHTVEKEEYECTVDYTAGSSIPSMIEEYTASFQPCLESLQPEFETVRYPYSDSSLNLLSVNNLEPILEADRSQENSFIMEEDRNAEEEDEGVHGSTVTPVQEGESGGTSCVQFTRQNDTLQLSPPRHLATEDSVRDDLPSTETEVQPRHSTPEPDDNKATTALPNGDVVHEVRRTPTPVSQDLDTTSTNSEETDDSLYSLLGSNPSLNKAAKNKATKAGSTGKSSKFSVFSRIPSFRRSKNMVRESNSCKAEPQEGADRGEESREGSPENKPHPTLVRAHLSLSSDHLREATRRGENLDDDVFEKGDLPDQTVGDRPNADEHGFCQSTLHTRHVRQLYSQPTGDRDAASSQEALNCKSSPAVERLSHKRSKSSDSLNLRMRFALAHRSLSSLFESRSPEKETEEEFPKSEHEKRSTRPSWRMLKQTKEAETLKRALSVPDPGTGRSARQVHSDYALRSAQDRLQGSSAGRRGSRHSDPLSKKGAPRDQPEDSLDESKTEETRRGGPPNGLSMLCPDASQLSSDDTDFPLPGGCRPTSPLSPNTVAALAHQLAPSWARSLGSFESMEGPLRPQSPKPQSPRLGSHRRSFRYPSRATTVSLLSLGQGVSVEGLSDPPERPKTLKPRVSQLASVNSLNTEWQREDSGVDSQSQIALVTSMSINEFELMQDGGKPAAQSPEKRLPDLGCVLRVRSHGQRRRGPRPISDLGSWAIPLPGEGGAGLELGAGQGADRQRRCCSDDLWIEDEKSRERKMNATATTAGSLNRLTAQLSEEAGKARARLSLNSTETFPSMALKDQCFSQSTPIGLDCVGWPRRISYPGRPRMTEGMSLQGYSIAAKGPISRERGGGDS; encoded by the exons GCCCCAGAAGCTCTCGAGGACCCCGTCAATGACAGTGGCTGCTCAGAGGTGGGGGACCCCGGCCCGGAGGAGTACCCAGAGGCTCAGGAATGGAGCGACCTGGCCCAGGAGCAGGCCCAGGACACCACCGAGGAGTACTTCGACACCCACTCCTGGCACAGCGACACCCTCTCGGACCTCAGCCCCGACGGCGAGGACTGCCCCGCCGTGccgccgggggtgggggggccctGCGTGGGATGGCAGCCAGAGCCCGACCTCTGCCTGGTGGGGTGCGGGCTGTATCCTAGAGATGGGAGCCACACTGACAGGCAAGGACCGGCTCCAGTGGAGACATATCCAAACTTCCTGGATTTGCCCCATGAGACACTATTGGATGGCACCTGCCTGGAGCACCTGCCTCACACAGTGCTTCAAGGACGTGGCAGGACTATACCGGAGTGCACTGAACCTGCTGAGTCTGATGAGGCTCTGAATGGTGCCTCTGTCAGTTTGTTGCCTAAGGAAGCTGgacttcctctctcctcaggtcATGGTTCTATGGAGACAGCGTACCAGTCACCAGAGGAAAAAGAGCTGAATGGAGCAGAATTACACTTTAaacccacacatacatatggAACTGACTCACAGTTTGAAACTGAAGAGACATGCATAGCACACACAAGGTTTAAACCTACAGATACATGTGTAATGGACTCACAGTTTAAACCCACACATACGtctgtaacagacacacagtttgAACCCACAGATGCATCTGTAACAGACCCGCAGTATAAACTCACAGATATATGTGAAACAGACTCACAGGTTAAAGAAGTAGAGATCACTGTAATAGACTCGCAGTGGGAATCCTCTGAGATAAATGAATCATCTTCAACACTGAAATCCATTGAAACAAGCATAACGGAACCTCAGTTTAACCCCACTGTGATAAGTGAACCAGAACCAGAGGTGAAATCCATTGACATCAGTGAAATGGAGGAACAGTATAAACCTGCTGAGATGAGTCTAGCAGAACCACAGCTTGAAACATCCAAAATAAGCATAACAGGATTACAAGCTACATCTGAGGGGTTGGCCTCTTCTGAGGAACTGCGGGACATAGAGGCTGCCTATCCTACCCCACATCCTGGAACAGATGACATCAAGCTCATAGAGAGAGCGGGTCAACAGCAACCGTGCTCACAACCCTGGGGAGACTGTGAGTCTGAGAAAGTTACAGACTGCTGTGATACAAACTCTGAGCATGGGGGGTTGCAGAGCGAGGGTGGAGAGGACAGCTgtcaggaggagagagagactacGTCAGATGACAGCCAGGGTGATCAAAATGAGGGCATTTCTGAAACTCATCAAGTCACTCGCTCCTTTATGCAGTTTGGTATCGAAGACAGTGTTTTAGACACCGAGTTGAACTCTAACATCTGTGTACGGTCTGAAGTTGAGGATAGTGCTTTAGCAAGTCTTTCTCACAGTGACGTCCATCTACAGTCAGATAATGAGGGCAATGTTTTAGAAGCCCAGTTGGTCACTAACATCTGTGTACACTGTGATGTTGAGGAAAATGTTTTAGAAGCTAAATTAGACACTAATGTCTGTGTACAGTCTGATGttgaggaaaatatttttgaaaaacagtcctgtacaaatgtatgtgtatgcaatAGTAATGAGgataatatttcaaaaactCAGCCCCACATTAACACCTGTGTGAATTCTAATTCAGAAGAGGTTGTTTTAGAAACCCATATTGACACGTGTGTACAGTCTGATACTGAGGACAGTGTTTTGGAAACCCAGCCCAACACTAAGGCCTGTGTACAACCCTTTTCTGACAATGTTTTGGAGGCCCAGCCCAACACAGAGGTCTGTGTACAATTTGTTACCGAGGAACAGGTCAAAGAATGCCATCTCCTCCCACAAAAGCACTGTGAAGTCATCTGCTCAGATGAGCTGGGGCTTGCCAGTTCCTCTGAGCTGCAGTCAGAAGCTTTGTCTGAAGAGGGGGGACTATCAGTACAATCCTCATCAGAGGAAAAGGTTGACAGCTCCAGAGTTCCTCAAAAGCAGGAGGTAGGGCATCTTCTTAATCCCCCAGAGTCGCCTGCTGAGTCATTCGAGGTGTCGAAAGAAGTCGGACTGCAGAATCTCACAAGCACAGAGGAATCCATCCCGTGTCTTGTCAGCTCCGCTGGTATGCCCTTTGAAACCACCACAGACTTGGATTTGAACTGTAAACAGTTTGCACTGGGTGGCTCAGACATTACGTCTGGAGCAAGCGAGGCATCGGCAGAAACGCCAGCGAGCTCAAAACATCTGAATGACTCTCAAAACATTGTTGCAAATGTCCACCCTTTCCAGGGGGACATTGTTGTAACCTGTGCGTCAAATCCTGATTCAAGCCCAGTGAGGACGGTACAGATTACCTTAGATATCCCACAAGAGAAATTCCATTTTGATCATCCCTGGCAAATTGGGATGTCAGGGTCACCCTATTTCCAGAAGTTCCGTACCCCACCTGAATGGCATTTTGATACGAATAACAACAGTACGACAGGTTTGGAGTCATGCTCTGTTGATCCTCACAATGCTGTGTTAGAGGCTCGTGCTGTCACCAGTGAGCCATTGGACTCACTCTCAGGGGAAATCACTTATAATTCTGAAGACAATTATGAAGAGGACTCCTCCAGTCTCCTCCAGGCAAATATTAATGATGATGGAACTTCCTGCAGTGGATCGGATCTTGAAAATAGTGCCTGGGATGCAGAGGACATCCCCAACACCTTGGATCATGAAGCCTGCTGGACTAACCAGGACTCAGTCTCAGCTGAGGGGGTCCATTCTGAGCTGGACCTTCCAGAGGGGGGGGAAATAATGGGGGAAATGCAGGGTGGACCTCAGTGCACAGACAGAGTCAGTCAGGACGCCCCCACCAAcagcccccacctccctccacacacagatgTGAGCTGCGGGGAATCCATAACATGGATGAGTAATGCTGAGACGAACAGGCAGAACTCTGAAAAAAGTGAAGAATATCTGCAGGAGACACTGGATACAGAGAGCTCTGTAGACACAGCGCTTGAAGACTTAGTATTTTGCATAGAGACCAAGAATGAAGACCAAtcactttcacacactgtaGAAAAAGAGGAATATGAATGCACAGTAGATTATACAGCTGGTAGCTCTATCCCCTCCATGATAGAGGAGTACACTGCGTCTTTTCAGCCTTGTTTAGAGTCATTGCAGCCTGAATTTGAAACAGTCAGATACCCTTACTCAGACAGTAGTTTGAATTTGCTATCAGTTAATAATTTGGAACCTATTTTAGAGGCTGATCGCTCTCAGGAGAATTCCTTCATAATGGAGGAGGATAGAAatgcagaggaggaggatgagggggTTCATGGCAGTACAGTGACCCCTGTACAGGAGGGGGAAAGTGGTGGTACCTCCTGTGTCCAGTTCACACGCCAAAATGATACCCTTCAGCTCTCCCCTCCCCGTCACCTTGCCACTGAGGATAGCGTGAGGGATGACTTGCCTAGCACTGAAACAGAGGTACAGCCGAGGCATAGCACACCTGAACCAGATGACAACAAGGCCACAACCGCCCTGCCTAACGGGGATGTGGTCCATGAGGTTCGGCGCACCCCGACCCCGGTCTCCCAGGACCTGGATACCACCAGCACTAACAGCGAGGAGACTGATGACAGCCTCTACTCCCTCCTGGGGAGCAACCCCAGCCTCAACAAGGCCGCCAAGAACAAGGCGACCAAGGCCGGCTCCACTGGCAAGAGCTCCAAGTTCTCTGTCTTCTCTAGAATACCCTCATTCAGGAGGAGTAAGAACATGGTCCGAGAGAGCAATAGCTGCAAGGCAGAGCCTCAGGAAGGTGCGGACAGGGGTGAAGAGAGCCGCGAAGGCTCGCCTGAGAACAAACCCCACCCCACACTCGTCAGGGCGCACCTGTCCCTCAGCTCGGACCACCTGAGAGAGGCCACACGGAGGGGTGAGAACTTGGATGATGATGTCTTCGAGAAGGGAGATCTCCCCGACCAGACCGTTGGCGATCGGCCCAATGCAGATGAGCATGGATTCTGCCAATCCACACTGCATACCAGGCACGTCCGGCAACTTTACTCTCAGCCCACAGGTGACAGAGATGCTGCCAGTAGCCAGGAGGCACTGAACTGCAAGAGCTCTCCAGCCGTGGAGAGGCTGAGTCATAAAAGGAGCAAGAGCTCAGACAGCCTCAATCTGCGGATGAGGTTCGCCCTGGCACACAGGTCCCTCTCCAGCCTGTTCGAGTCTAGATCCccagagaaggagacagaggaggagttCCCAAAATCCGAGCATGAGAAGCGTAGCACCAGGCCATCCTGGAGGATGCTGAAACAGACTAAGGAGGCAGAGACATTGAAGAGGGCCCTGTCGGTTCCAGATCCTGGCACCGGCAGGTCAGCCCGCCAGGTCCACAGTGACTACGCCCTGCGCTCTGCTCAAGACCGGCTCCAGGGCTCCTCGGCTGGCCGCAGGGGCTCTCGACATTCAGACCCCCTGAGTAAGAAGGGTGCGCCACGTGACCAACCAGAGGACTCCCTGGATGAGAGCAAGACAGAAGAGACACGGAGGGGAGGACCCCCAAATGGCCTTTCTATGCTCTGCCCAGATGCCAGCCAGCTCTCTTCCGATGACACAGACTTTCCACTCCCAGGGGGCTGCAGGCCCACCTCTCCCCTGAGCCCCAACACCGTGGCTGCTCTGGCTCATCAGCTGGCTCCCTCCTGGGCCAGGTCCCTGGGCTCCTTTGAGAGCATGGAGGGTCCTCTCCGCCCTCAGAGCCCCAAGCCCCAGAGCCCCCGTCTGGGGAGCCATCGCAGGAGCTTCCGCTACCCATCGCGGGCCACCACTGTGTCCCTCCTGTCGCTGGGACAGGGTGTCAGTGTGGAGGGGCTCTCGGACCCCCCAGAGAGGCCCAAGACCCTGAAGCCCAGAGTGTCCCAACTGGCCTCAGTGAATTCCCTGAACACAGAATGGCAACGGGAAGACAGCGGAGTGGACAGTCAGTCCCAGATCGCCCTTGTCACCTCCATGTCCATCAACGAGTTTGAG CTCATGCAGGATGGAGGTAAACCCGCAGCCCAGTCGCCGGAGAAGCGGCTCCCGGACCTGGGGTGCGTGCTGCGGGTCAGGAGCCACGGCCAGCGACGGCGAGGGCCACGTCCCATCTCCGACCTGGGCAGCTGGGCCATCCCTCTTCCAGGGGAaggtggggcggggctggagctgggggcagggcagggggcggACAGGCAAAGGCGCTGCTGCTCTGACGACCTCTGGATTGAAGATGAGAAGAGCCGGGAGAGGAAGATGAACGCCACTGCGACCACGGCGGGCAGCTTGAATCGGCTGACCGCGCAGCTGTCGGAGGAGGCGGGGAAA GCCCGGGCCCGGCTGTCCCTCAACTCTAcagagaccttcccctcaaTGGCCCTCAAGGACCAGTGTTTCTCCCAGAGCACGCCTATTGGCCTGGATTGTGTCGGCTGGCCACGACGCATCTCCTATCCGG